Proteins encoded by one window of Dietzia sp. B32:
- a CDS encoding thiolase family protein, whose amino-acid sequence MSDVFIVGAGLSKFGRQDGVTGRQMAVTAIRTSLADAGLEWKDVQIAFGGSDGSGLADTLVADLGLTGIPFTNVKNGCATGGSALVSAINAIRSGAAEVALAVGFDKHPRGAFDPRAEDWGLTEGYGTHGLMVTTQFFAMKITRYMARHGISETTLARVAEKAYRNGSINPNAWRRDPKTLEEIAASPMVNDPLTQFMFCNPGEGGAAILLASEKVAARMGGRAVAVRAVSTGTRPFGSFEVFSPAVQGDGEPSSVSTEVARRAFETAGVAPADIDVAQLQDTESGAEIMHMAECGFCEDGEQESMLERGETEIGGRLPVNTDGGCLANGEPIGASGLRQVHEIVTQLRGEAGDRQVPGAPRLGFTHVYGAPGISACTVLEGGRR is encoded by the coding sequence ATGTCGGACGTCTTCATCGTCGGCGCGGGACTGTCGAAGTTCGGACGCCAGGACGGGGTCACCGGCCGACAGATGGCCGTGACCGCCATCCGCACCTCGTTGGCGGACGCCGGCCTGGAGTGGAAGGACGTGCAGATCGCCTTCGGCGGCAGCGACGGCTCCGGCCTCGCCGACACCCTCGTCGCCGACCTGGGGCTGACCGGGATCCCCTTCACCAACGTCAAGAACGGGTGCGCCACAGGCGGTAGCGCACTGGTCTCGGCCATCAACGCGATCCGGTCCGGAGCCGCGGAGGTGGCCCTGGCCGTGGGGTTCGACAAGCACCCGCGCGGCGCGTTCGACCCGCGGGCCGAGGACTGGGGCCTCACCGAGGGGTACGGCACCCACGGGCTCATGGTCACCACCCAGTTCTTCGCCATGAAGATCACCCGGTACATGGCCCGCCACGGAATCTCCGAGACCACGCTCGCACGGGTGGCGGAGAAGGCCTACCGCAACGGCAGCATCAACCCCAACGCCTGGCGCCGCGATCCCAAGACCCTGGAGGAGATCGCCGCCTCGCCGATGGTCAACGACCCGCTCACCCAGTTCATGTTCTGCAACCCGGGTGAGGGCGGCGCCGCGATCCTGCTCGCCTCGGAGAAGGTGGCGGCCCGGATGGGCGGCCGCGCCGTGGCCGTCCGGGCCGTGTCCACCGGGACCCGCCCGTTCGGGTCGTTCGAGGTCTTCAGCCCCGCCGTGCAGGGCGACGGCGAGCCGAGCAGCGTGAGTACCGAGGTGGCCCGCCGGGCGTTCGAGACCGCCGGCGTCGCCCCGGCCGACATCGACGTGGCGCAGCTCCAGGACACCGAGTCCGGGGCGGAGATCATGCACATGGCCGAATGCGGGTTCTGTGAGGACGGCGAGCAGGAGTCCATGCTCGAACGCGGCGAGACCGAAATCGGTGGACGTCTCCCCGTCAACACCGACGGCGGCTGCCTGGCCAACGGCGAGCCCATCGGGGCATCCGGCCTCCGTCAGGTCCACGAGATCGTCACCCAGCTGCGCGGCGAGGCCGGCGACCGACAGGTCCCCGGGGCACCGCGGCTCGGGTTCACCCACGTCTACGGCGCGCCCGGGATCAGCGCCTGCACCGTTCTGGAAGGGGGCCGGCGATGA
- a CDS encoding Zn-ribbon domain-containing OB-fold protein has protein sequence MTQNENESPRLRGSRCDHCSTVAFPASVSCQRCGGAETTGIDLSTTGTVWTATIQRFPPKSPPYVPPAGGFTPFAVGYVELPEGVKVEALLDGTSPAELIGSEVHLVEAHPVPRFSLAATTTEEN, from the coding sequence ATGACCCAGAACGAGAACGAGTCGCCCCGGTTGCGGGGGAGTCGGTGTGACCACTGTTCGACCGTGGCGTTTCCCGCGTCCGTGAGCTGTCAGCGCTGCGGCGGAGCCGAGACGACCGGGATCGACCTGTCCACCACCGGGACGGTGTGGACCGCGACGATCCAGCGCTTCCCGCCCAAGTCACCCCCCTACGTCCCGCCGGCAGGCGGGTTCACCCCCTTCGCCGTGGGATACGTCGAACTGCCCGAGGGCGTGAAGGTCGAGGCGCTCCTCGACGGCACCTCTCCCGCCGAGCTGATCGGCAGCGAGGTCCACCTCGTCGAGGCCCATCCCGTGCCGCGCTTCTCCCTGGCGGCCACCACCACCGAGGAGAACTGA
- a CDS encoding enoyl-CoA hydratase/isomerase family protein yields the protein MVDTDHVLLEKDGDVARVWLNRPHVKNAVTVELLHRLDEIIKEVDADPDLKVLVLRGVNNQFCSGFDLNELLGDFVGTTNAMDVGVLSAQVCDRLYSMNTPSVAVLEGYVTAGGFELMISCDFAIAADDAKIGDFHIRRALFGGAGPIYRLPRMIGLRKTKELMLTGKLLSGKEAKDFDLINDSAPADQLDECVENFIGQLTDKSPFMMKLTKMAVNQGLDADIKSLMIMEHFAVGNSLQSADGKEGVQAFLEKREPKWVGR from the coding sequence ATGGTTGACACCGACCACGTGCTGTTGGAGAAGGACGGCGACGTCGCCCGCGTCTGGCTGAACCGCCCGCATGTCAAGAACGCCGTCACGGTGGAGCTCCTGCACCGCCTGGACGAGATCATCAAGGAGGTCGACGCCGATCCCGACCTCAAGGTCCTGGTCCTCCGTGGCGTGAACAACCAGTTCTGCTCGGGCTTCGACCTCAACGAGCTGCTGGGCGACTTCGTCGGCACCACCAACGCCATGGACGTCGGCGTCCTCTCGGCCCAGGTCTGTGACCGCCTCTACTCGATGAACACGCCGTCCGTGGCGGTCCTCGAGGGCTACGTCACCGCCGGCGGCTTCGAGCTCATGATCTCCTGCGACTTCGCGATCGCCGCGGATGACGCCAAGATCGGCGACTTCCACATCCGTCGCGCCCTGTTCGGCGGCGCCGGCCCGATCTACCGCCTCCCGCGGATGATCGGCCTGCGCAAGACCAAGGAGCTCATGCTCACGGGCAAGCTGCTCTCGGGCAAGGAGGCCAAGGACTTCGACCTCATCAACGACTCGGCCCCGGCCGACCAGCTCGACGAGTGCGTCGAGAACTTCATCGGACAGCTCACCGACAAGAGCCCGTTCATGATGAAGCTCACCAAGATGGCCGTGAACCAGGGCCTCGACGCCGACATCAAGTCGCTCATGATCATGGAGCACTTCGCGGTCGGCAACTCGCTGCAGTCGGCCGACGGCAAGGAGGGCGTCCAGGCGTTCCTCGAGAAGCGCGAGCCCAAGTGGGTCGGCCGCTGA
- a CDS encoding ABC transporter ATP-binding protein, with protein MTARIEISGLTKKYGTNVVVDQLDLEIDAGEFLVLLGPSGCGKTTTLRCLAGLETPEEGSITFDGDPMFDAANRVNVPPNKRSIGMVFQSYALWPNMTVRKNIAYPLKARKMKDALNAGRVEEAAGMVDCGHLLDRYPAQLSGGQQQRIAVARGMAARPDLVLFDEPLSNLDALLRDQVRTEIHRLHSELGFGAVFVTHDHSEAFALGDRLAIMKHGKIEQLATPQDVFDHPVSEYVADFIGMSNRLELHRTGLEWTTAAGTELPLRCETGGHQAIAARLWPDDIVLHRTDEDVSDREIVLDATLLSAEFGGRHYDVVVGAGPEKYRLRASSATHGAWLRRAEPGEPVVISFRSESLKIYPLQELAAVA; from the coding sequence ATGACCGCCAGAATCGAGATCTCCGGTCTCACCAAGAAGTACGGAACGAACGTCGTCGTGGACCAGTTGGACCTGGAGATCGACGCGGGGGAGTTCCTCGTGTTGCTCGGGCCCAGTGGGTGTGGGAAGACCACGACGCTGCGGTGCCTCGCCGGGCTCGAGACCCCGGAGGAGGGATCGATCACCTTCGACGGTGACCCGATGTTCGACGCGGCCAACCGGGTGAACGTCCCTCCCAACAAGCGCAGCATCGGAATGGTCTTCCAGTCCTACGCGCTGTGGCCGAACATGACCGTGCGCAAGAACATCGCGTACCCGCTCAAGGCGCGCAAGATGAAGGACGCGCTCAACGCCGGACGGGTGGAGGAAGCCGCCGGGATGGTCGACTGTGGCCACCTACTGGACCGGTATCCGGCCCAGCTCAGCGGTGGGCAGCAGCAGCGCATCGCGGTGGCGCGGGGGATGGCGGCCAGGCCCGACCTGGTGCTCTTCGACGAGCCGTTGAGCAATCTCGACGCACTACTCCGCGACCAGGTCCGCACCGAGATCCACCGGTTGCACTCGGAACTCGGGTTCGGCGCGGTGTTCGTCACCCATGACCATTCGGAAGCCTTCGCCCTTGGCGACAGGTTGGCGATCATGAAGCACGGCAAGATCGAGCAGCTCGCCACACCCCAGGACGTGTTCGACCACCCGGTGAGCGAGTACGTCGCGGACTTCATCGGGATGTCCAACAGGCTCGAGTTGCACCGCACGGGGCTCGAGTGGACCACGGCCGCGGGCACCGAGCTGCCGCTCCGCTGCGAGACCGGCGGCCACCAGGCCATCGCGGCCCGGCTGTGGCCGGACGACATCGTCCTGCACCGGACGGACGAGGACGTGTCCGACCGGGAGATCGTCCTGGACGCCACCCTGCTGTCCGCCGAGTTCGGTGGTCGACACTACGACGTGGTGGTGGGCGCCGGCCCGGAGAAGTACCGGCTCCGGGCCTCCTCCGCGACCCACGGAGCGTGGCTCCGGCGTGCCGAGCCGGGCGAGCCCGTGGTCATCAGCTTCCGCTCCGAGAGCCTCAAGATCTACCCGCTCCAGGAGCTCGCCGCGGTCGCCTGA
- a CDS encoding iron ABC transporter permease, which translates to MTGLGSKAIWRQRLIYLPLILVLGYLVVWPLIKLQTLAFENGARGYRSQYGRADILDTLQTTAALAFFSLVIAMVCGTVLAFATSRLPRRMGFLRLVPILPIVIPSVANVVGFAFLLSPGPGYINILLRMLPWWSDLQSGPVNVYSPTWIIIITGFSLTSFVYLFVSAGMQNISGEHLEAAQISGSTTIGTFFKIVLPLLRPSLIYGAGVALLLGLGQFTAPLLLGQNEGVKVLATEMYLRASESPINFAAAAAAGSPLVVVGILVVFGQKVLLGNQSRFVTHGGKSFAPVGGSSPWAAVIVAVYGLVALVLPLAGVIIVSLTPYWSGELSWDLFTLANYEALISTPGIVDSVVTSVVTSIIAVLICVPIGFGVANLMVRRQDLKILRTLADLVTALPMGIPAVIFGVGFLLTYTEPPLILYGTKAVIVLVYVVLMIPFATRMQLTALISMGDKYEEASAVSGAGPVATMLRVTLPMLRPTILSSIALMFILLTHEFAASLMVRSATTQVMGTLLYDHWSNGSYTLVAAMAILMSAVTGAGVAVAMLVGGRNVLEKL; encoded by the coding sequence ATGACAGGTCTTGGTTCCAAGGCGATATGGCGCCAGCGCCTGATCTACCTGCCGCTGATCCTGGTGCTCGGGTACCTGGTGGTGTGGCCGCTGATCAAGCTGCAGACCCTGGCGTTCGAGAACGGTGCCCGGGGCTACCGGTCCCAGTACGGCCGCGCCGACATCCTGGACACCCTGCAGACGACCGCGGCCCTGGCGTTCTTCTCTCTGGTGATCGCGATGGTCTGCGGGACCGTCCTCGCCTTTGCCACCTCCCGGCTCCCGCGCCGGATGGGGTTCCTGCGGCTCGTGCCGATCCTGCCGATCGTCATCCCGTCCGTGGCAAACGTCGTGGGCTTCGCCTTCCTGCTCTCGCCCGGGCCGGGCTACATCAACATCCTGCTCCGGATGCTGCCCTGGTGGAGTGACCTCCAGTCCGGGCCGGTGAACGTCTACAGCCCGACGTGGATCATCATCATCACCGGTTTCAGCCTCACATCGTTCGTGTACCTGTTCGTCAGCGCAGGCATGCAGAACATCAGCGGCGAGCACCTGGAGGCCGCGCAGATCAGCGGGTCGACGACAATCGGGACGTTCTTCAAGATCGTCCTGCCGTTGCTGCGGCCGTCGCTCATCTACGGGGCGGGCGTCGCGCTGCTGCTCGGCCTCGGGCAGTTCACCGCCCCGCTGCTGCTGGGACAGAACGAGGGCGTCAAGGTCCTGGCGACGGAGATGTACCTCCGTGCGTCGGAGTCGCCCATCAACTTCGCCGCCGCCGCGGCCGCGGGGTCGCCGCTCGTGGTGGTGGGCATCCTCGTGGTGTTCGGCCAGAAGGTGCTGCTCGGCAACCAGTCCCGCTTCGTCACCCACGGGGGCAAGTCGTTCGCCCCTGTCGGTGGGTCCTCGCCGTGGGCGGCCGTCATCGTGGCGGTCTACGGGCTCGTGGCACTGGTGCTCCCGCTGGCCGGGGTCATCATCGTCTCGCTGACGCCGTACTGGTCCGGCGAGCTGTCCTGGGACCTGTTCACCCTCGCCAACTACGAGGCCCTGATCTCGACCCCCGGCATCGTCGACTCGGTCGTCACCAGTGTCGTGACCTCGATCATCGCGGTCCTCATCTGTGTGCCCATCGGGTTCGGCGTGGCCAACCTCATGGTCCGCCGCCAGGACCTCAAGATCCTGCGGACCCTGGCCGACCTCGTCACCGCCCTGCCCATGGGCATCCCCGCGGTCATCTTCGGCGTCGGGTTCCTGCTCACCTACACCGAGCCGCCCCTGATCCTCTACGGCACCAAGGCCGTGATCGTCCTGGTCTACGTGGTGCTGATGATCCCCTTCGCGACCCGGATGCAGCTCACCGCGCTCATCTCCATGGGGGACAAGTACGAGGAGGCCTCCGCGGTCTCGGGTGCCGGCCCGGTGGCCACGATGCTCCGGGTGACCCTGCCCATGCTCAGGCCGACCATCCTGAGCTCCATCGCGCTCATGTTCATCCTGCTCACCCACGAGTTCGCCGCGTCCCTCATGGTGCGCTCCGCCACGACCCAGGTCATGGGCACCCTGCTCTACGACCACTGGAGCAACGGCTCCTACACGCTGGTCGCCGCCATGGCCATCCTCATGTCGGCCGTGACCGGCGCAGGCGTGGCCGTCGCGATGCTCGTGGGCGGCCGCAACGTCCTGGAGAAGCTGTGA
- a CDS encoding ABC transporter substrate-binding protein, producing MSFPKIKAAVASGAALALILTGCSSGSGSGSELAGSWDEIVTAARDEGSVTIYSTHSPDNLEALKKAFEAEYPGISLTYVRGTDADILPKIEVENSTGSGVADVHMTTDAGWISRSLETDYSAEVVAPAIENPEYDAAESVIEDKFFLTSATVFGLGWNTTNVPEGLSTPDDVLNPRLQGKVGIQNPNGIATYVDMYRKIDVDYGADFLDRLVTVKPRVYPSAVAITQALASGEVWAAPMAASNIVTEQDKGAPVGFALPEKPWGVPWYSHVLASAPNPNAAQLLADFLLTPAGQAAISADYLSVLPDVPGTGVPGSTVTAQDVELGDPDTLDPESVEQFQAEWEQKFLR from the coding sequence ATGAGCTTTCCCAAGATCAAGGCCGCCGTCGCCAGCGGGGCTGCGCTCGCCCTCATCCTCACGGGCTGCAGCTCCGGCTCCGGTTCCGGCTCCGAACTCGCCGGCTCATGGGACGAGATCGTCACGGCAGCCCGGGACGAGGGGAGCGTGACGATCTACTCCACGCACTCCCCGGACAACCTCGAGGCGCTGAAGAAGGCGTTCGAGGCCGAGTACCCGGGCATCTCGCTCACCTACGTCCGCGGAACCGATGCCGACATCCTGCCCAAGATCGAGGTGGAGAACTCGACCGGGTCCGGTGTCGCCGACGTGCACATGACCACCGACGCCGGATGGATCTCCCGCAGTCTCGAGACCGACTACTCGGCCGAGGTGGTCGCACCCGCGATCGAGAACCCCGAGTACGACGCCGCCGAGAGCGTGATCGAGGACAAGTTCTTCCTCACCAGCGCGACCGTCTTCGGTCTGGGCTGGAACACGACCAACGTCCCCGAGGGGCTCAGCACCCCCGATGACGTCCTCAACCCGCGACTGCAGGGCAAGGTCGGCATCCAGAACCCCAACGGGATCGCCACCTACGTCGACATGTACCGCAAGATCGACGTCGACTACGGCGCCGACTTCCTCGACCGCCTCGTCACGGTGAAGCCCCGCGTCTACCCGAGCGCGGTGGCCATCACGCAGGCGCTCGCCTCCGGTGAGGTCTGGGCGGCCCCCATGGCGGCCAGCAACATCGTCACCGAGCAGGACAAGGGCGCCCCTGTCGGGTTCGCGCTGCCGGAGAAGCCGTGGGGAGTCCCGTGGTACTCGCACGTCCTGGCGTCGGCGCCCAACCCCAACGCCGCGCAGCTGCTCGCCGACTTCCTGCTCACGCCCGCCGGTCAGGCCGCCATCTCCGCCGATTACCTCTCCGTGCTCCCGGATGTCCCCGGAACCGGTGTGCCGGGGTCGACGGTGACCGCGCAGGACGTCGAACTCGGTGACCCGGACACGCTCGACCCCGAGTCGGTCGAGCAGTTCCAGGCCGAGTGGGAGCAGAAGTTCCTACGGTGA
- a CDS encoding ABC transporter substrate-binding protein, whose amino-acid sequence MKAAAAALATMVALTACGSAEGSGPELGGSWDEIVEAATAEGAVTLYSNHAPANLEALKAAFEARYPGITLTYVRGTDSDLIPKVEVESRTGNGIADVHMTTDAGWIHRSLDSGDYSVEVVAPAIDQPDYRAADGVLDDTFFVTSATSIGLAWNTTHVPDGLRAPEDLLDPRLTGKVGVVTPAGYPAVVHIYRRMDIDYRAGFVDRLSTLDPRVYTSGPGVTQALASGEVWAAPGASMDVLVERDKGAPVDFALPDNPIGIPFYSHVLSAAPSPNAAQLLADFMITPEGQQALSRSYIAALPGIPGTGVEGSDVVAQDLDLADPDTLEAEAVEQYVAQWEQKFLR is encoded by the coding sequence GTGAAGGCCGCGGCCGCCGCTCTCGCCACGATGGTGGCGCTGACCGCGTGTGGGTCCGCGGAAGGATCCGGTCCGGAGCTCGGGGGATCGTGGGACGAGATCGTCGAGGCGGCGACGGCCGAGGGGGCGGTCACGCTCTACTCGAACCACGCCCCGGCCAACCTGGAGGCGCTCAAAGCGGCGTTCGAGGCGCGGTACCCCGGCATCACCCTGACGTACGTCCGCGGCACCGACTCCGACCTCATCCCCAAGGTGGAGGTGGAGAGCCGGACCGGAAACGGGATCGCGGACGTGCACATGACCACCGATGCCGGGTGGATCCACCGGAGTCTGGACTCGGGGGACTACTCCGTCGAGGTGGTGGCGCCCGCGATCGACCAGCCGGACTACCGGGCGGCCGACGGGGTCCTCGACGACACCTTCTTCGTCACCAGCGCCACGTCGATCGGCCTGGCGTGGAACACCACCCACGTGCCCGACGGGTTGCGGGCCCCCGAGGATCTCCTCGACCCGCGACTCACGGGGAAGGTCGGGGTGGTCACGCCGGCCGGGTATCCGGCCGTCGTCCACATCTACCGCCGGATGGACATCGACTACAGGGCGGGCTTCGTCGACCGGCTCTCCACCCTCGACCCGAGGGTCTACACCAGTGGACCGGGCGTCACGCAGGCGCTCGCCTCCGGAGAGGTCTGGGCCGCCCCCGGGGCCTCCATGGACGTTCTCGTGGAGCGGGACAAGGGCGCGCCGGTCGACTTCGCGCTCCCCGACAACCCCATCGGGATCCCCTTCTACTCACACGTGCTCTCCGCCGCGCCCAGCCCCAACGCGGCCCAGCTCCTCGCCGACTTCATGATCACGCCCGAGGGGCAGCAGGCCCTGTCCCGTAGCTACATCGCGGCCCTCCCGGGCATCCCCGGAACAGGCGTCGAGGGGTCGGACGTCGTCGCCCAGGACCTCGATCTCGCCGACCCGGACACGCTCGAGGCCGAGGCGGTCGAGCAGTACGTCGCGCAGTGGGAGCAGAAGTTCCTCAGGTGA
- a CDS encoding SDR family NAD(P)-dependent oxidoreductase translates to MTTAQQQRFEGKVALVTGGASGIGAAVARQLAADGARRVHVVDLAEDAARSVAEEIGGAAHGVDVADPDAVRRLVESVVAADGRLDVVVHAAGIDDPIAKGHIYEAAEKDEPLDVLTRVEDSTWRRIHAVNLDGTFHVLRESVRAMRETGGGAIVTVGSSAAFDTLVGYPHYASSKAAVHALCQSVAKEVIHFGIRVNTVAPGPVDTAMAARTPESVRKRMNEGSAFGYATADQLADNITYLASDQASNVVGAVLLSNGGRFTV, encoded by the coding sequence ATGACCACAGCACAACAGCAGCGATTCGAGGGCAAGGTCGCGCTCGTCACCGGAGGTGCCTCGGGGATCGGCGCGGCCGTCGCGCGGCAGCTCGCCGCCGACGGTGCCCGCCGCGTCCACGTGGTGGACCTCGCCGAGGACGCGGCCCGGTCGGTCGCCGAGGAGATCGGAGGCGCCGCCCACGGGGTGGACGTCGCGGATCCCGACGCGGTCAGACGGCTGGTCGAGTCGGTGGTGGCGGCGGACGGGCGCCTGGACGTGGTGGTCCACGCGGCGGGGATCGACGATCCGATCGCCAAGGGCCACATCTACGAGGCGGCCGAGAAGGACGAGCCCCTCGACGTGCTGACGCGCGTCGAGGATTCGACGTGGCGCCGGATCCACGCGGTCAACCTCGACGGTACGTTCCACGTCCTGCGCGAGTCGGTGCGGGCGATGCGCGAGACCGGCGGGGGAGCGATCGTGACCGTGGGGTCGTCCGCCGCCTTCGACACCCTCGTCGGCTACCCGCACTACGCCTCGTCCAAGGCGGCCGTGCACGCCCTCTGTCAGTCCGTGGCGAAGGAGGTCATCCACTTCGGCATCCGCGTCAACACCGTGGCGCCGGGCCCGGTCGACACGGCGATGGCGGCCCGGACCCCCGAGTCGGTCCGCAAGCGCATGAACGAGGGCAGCGCGTTCGGTTACGCGACCGCCGACCAGCTCGCCGACAACATCACCTATCTCGCCTCGGACCAGGCCTCGAACGTCGTGGGCGCGGTACTGCTCAGCAACGGCGGGCGCTTCACCGTCTGA
- a CDS encoding zinc-binding dehydrogenase, with protein sequence MDTNATGIPARMQAWQWTGTGRPLTLATVPVTGPRAGEVLLRVRAAGMCHSDVGELDEPSWAENIHRNPITLGHEIAGDVVAVGSGVTGIAVGDRCGVHPLGATVPGYGRDGGYAAYHLAPAADLVPLPDGLSYELGALGTDAGMTSHHGVAVVAGVKAGDRVGIIGLGGLGQVGARIAVLLGAEVHAADPSPAARELGESLGVTRVVGDAAELAGAGLDSVIDFAGFGSTAQAAVRAIRVGGTVVMIGMGAHTSELVTADVIHQKAVIRGSSGGTKDDITAVYRYLADGRITPAVEHLTFDRVPEGIDRLRDGRVTGRLVVSM encoded by the coding sequence GTGGACACGAACGCGACGGGGATCCCCGCTCGGATGCAGGCCTGGCAGTGGACCGGAACGGGGCGGCCCCTTACCCTGGCGACGGTGCCGGTGACCGGGCCGAGGGCGGGCGAGGTGCTGCTGCGCGTGCGCGCGGCGGGGATGTGCCACTCCGACGTGGGGGAGCTGGACGAGCCGTCGTGGGCGGAGAACATCCACCGGAACCCCATCACGCTGGGCCACGAGATCGCCGGCGACGTCGTCGCCGTGGGGTCCGGGGTCACGGGCATCGCGGTGGGGGACCGGTGCGGCGTCCACCCGCTGGGCGCGACGGTGCCCGGATACGGCCGCGACGGCGGATACGCGGCCTACCACCTGGCGCCGGCCGCCGACCTCGTCCCGCTCCCGGACGGCCTGTCCTACGAGCTCGGGGCCCTGGGAACCGACGCCGGGATGACCTCGCACCACGGCGTGGCCGTGGTGGCGGGCGTGAAGGCCGGCGACCGGGTGGGGATCATCGGGCTCGGCGGTCTCGGACAGGTGGGCGCGCGCATCGCCGTGCTGCTGGGCGCCGAGGTGCACGCCGCGGACCCCAGCCCGGCCGCGCGCGAACTCGGGGAGTCCCTCGGCGTGACCCGGGTTGTGGGCGATGCCGCCGAACTCGCCGGCGCGGGCCTGGACTCCGTCATCGACTTCGCCGGGTTCGGCTCCACGGCGCAGGCAGCGGTCCGGGCCATCCGGGTGGGCGGAACCGTGGTGATGATCGGCATGGGCGCGCACACCTCCGAGCTCGTCACCGCGGACGTCATCCACCAGAAGGCCGTCATCCGCGGGTCCTCCGGCGGGACCAAAGACGACATCACCGCCGTGTACCGGTACCTGGCGGACGGACGGATCACGCCGGCCGTCGAACACCTGACCTTCGACAGGGTCCCCGAGGGGATCGACCGGCTTCGCGACGGACGGGTCACCGGACGTCTCGTCGTGTCGATGTGA